A window from Deltaproteobacteria bacterium encodes these proteins:
- the amrA gene encoding AmmeMemoRadiSam system protein A has product MAPYLTKEERLELLAIARRAAASYVKEGKVPKERPESQKLAEPGAAFVTLTREGRLRGCIGYTEATGPLYRTVQECAVAAATEDPRFSPVRPGEVEDIRIEISVLTPLIPVRAEEVAVGVHGLLVRKGARRGLLLPQVASEYGWDRKEFLSHTCRKAGLPADEWEKGAELFSFTAEVFGE; this is encoded by the coding sequence ATCGCCCGCCGTGCGGCGGCTTCGTACGTCAAGGAGGGGAAAGTCCCGAAGGAACGCCCCGAATCGCAGAAGCTTGCGGAGCCCGGGGCGGCCTTCGTCACCCTGACGCGCGAAGGGCGGCTGCGCGGGTGCATCGGCTACACCGAGGCGACAGGCCCGCTTTACAGGACGGTTCAGGAGTGCGCGGTGGCGGCCGCCACCGAGGACCCGAGGTTCTCGCCGGTCCGGCCGGGAGAGGTGGAAGACATAAGGATCGAGATATCCGTGCTGACGCCGCTCATCCCCGTGCGTGCGGAAGAAGTGGCGGTCGGCGTCCACGGGCTTTTGGTCCGAAAGGGAGCGAGGCGCGGGTTGCTGTTGCCGCAGGTGGCTTCGGAATACGGATGGGACAGGAAGGAGTTCCTTTCCCACACCTGTCGGAAAGCGGGGCTTCCTGCCGACGAATGGGAAAAAGGGGCCGAACTGTTCTCGTTCACCGCGGAGGTATTCGGCGAGTAG